One part of the Candidatus Borreliella tachyglossi genome encodes these proteins:
- a CDS encoding 16S rRNA (uracil(1498)-N(3))-methyltransferase, with protein MKQIVLDDSCLFGNDIVIDDIKIYHYLVDVKRMQVGDTLSVLLKGKEVRFVEIVAIDNKLIKLSTLRIDQIKERDFEIDMFISSLKGRKLDLSLRQIVEIGVDRVNIVNADHSVSKINMDDLEFKSLRFSKVIDEALKQSGNTQAPSVNFYKDFFSIPYSSFVNYYVAHQEGVLLSCGDDISNLGKIGILIGPEGCFSKSEINFFKELDFKFVRFNTPILRADTAIVYSLAYFKVLLEGNNG; from the coding sequence GTGAAGCAAATAGTCTTAGACGATAGCTGTTTATTTGGGAATGATATTGTTATTGATGATATTAAGATTTATCATTATCTTGTCGATGTGAAGCGGATGCAGGTGGGGGATACATTAAGTGTTCTCTTAAAAGGGAAAGAAGTGAGATTTGTCGAGATTGTAGCTATAGATAATAAACTCATTAAGCTTTCTACTTTAAGAATAGATCAAATAAAAGAGCGTGATTTTGAAATAGATATGTTTATCTCTAGTCTTAAGGGTAGAAAATTAGATTTAAGTTTAAGGCAAATTGTTGAAATTGGAGTAGACCGGGTAAATATTGTTAATGCTGATCATTCTGTTTCTAAAATAAACATGGATGATTTGGAGTTTAAGAGTTTAAGATTTTCAAAAGTAATTGATGAAGCTTTGAAGCAGAGTGGCAATACTCAGGCTCCGAGTGTTAATTTTTATAAAGATTTTTTTAGCATTCCTTATTCATCATTTGTTAATTATTATGTTGCTCATCAGGAAGGTGTTTTGCTAAGCTGTGGTGATGATATTAGTAATTTGGGGAAGATTGGAATTTTAATAGGACCTGAGGGTTGTTTTTCAAAGTCAGAAATTAACTTTTTTAAAGAATTAGATTTTAAATTTGTAAGGTTTAATACCCCAATTTTGAGAGCGGACACAGCTATTGTTTATTCGCTTGCTTATTTTAAAGTATTATTAGAGGGTAATAATGGCTAA
- a CDS encoding CarD family transcriptional regulator yields the protein MAFVLDQPVVYPMQGIGKIKTIQNKEFNGEFIDYYEIYFPFNEMTFMVPVSRADDLGIRALVSKEKIVEVFDVIKEFEGQIDQKKIKDGSHDFYKQSDILNTAKLYKFLYTKSTQKELPFYEKRILNDFELILEHEISLALQISFEEAKQKIRDVLPVKKS from the coding sequence ATGGCATTTGTATTAGATCAACCTGTAGTTTATCCAATGCAAGGAATAGGTAAAATAAAAACTATTCAAAATAAAGAATTTAATGGTGAATTTATTGATTATTATGAGATATATTTTCCGTTCAATGAGATGACTTTTATGGTACCAGTTTCTAGAGCTGATGATCTTGGGATTAGAGCTTTGGTTAGTAAAGAAAAGATAGTAGAGGTCTTTGATGTTATTAAAGAATTTGAAGGCCAAATAGACCAGAAAAAAATTAAAGATGGTAGCCATGATTTTTATAAGCAAAGTGATATATTAAATACTGCTAAATTATATAAATTCTTATATACAAAGTCTACTCAAAAAGAATTGCCCTTCTATGAGAAAAGGATTTTAAATGATTTTGAGTTAATTTTGGAACATGAAATTAGTTTGGCCTTGCAAATTAGCTTTGAAGAGGCTAAGCAGAAAATTAGAGATGTTCTGCCTGTTAAAAAGTCTTAA
- a CDS encoding aminopeptidase — protein MKNKNPWTSLSEKDKNIILEFSKDYKKFLSTVKTEREATNYAIKRAKEKGFISSYEKQELKAGDKIFYTCRNKNIALVFIGKEPIEDGMHFIVSHTDSPRLDAKPSPIAEESEFALLKTNYYGGIKKYQWLSLPLSIRGIVFLKNEEKVEINIGDDKNDPVFVIPDILPHLDKKVQRNKKSEEIIEGENLQIIIGSLPIDTKEKDKVKFATLKLLKEKYKIEEEDFISAEIEIVPAGEAKDVGFDSALIGAYGQDDKVCAYTSLEAILNLEETPNKTAICFLVDKEEIGSTGSTGLNSRYLEYFVSDIVSKLERENYNDLLVQKALWNSKSISADVCAAINPLFKSVHDEQNAPKLGYGIPVIKYTGHGGKYMASDADAELVSYIRNLLNKNKIAWQIATLGKVEEGGGGTVAKFLAHYGIRTIDMGPGVLSMHSPFELTSKFDIYTSYIAYKAFFKG, from the coding sequence ATGAAAAATAAAAACCCATGGACTTCTTTAAGCGAAAAAGATAAAAACATCATTTTAGAATTCTCTAAAGACTACAAAAAATTCTTAAGCACAGTTAAAACCGAACGAGAGGCTACCAATTATGCTATAAAAAGAGCCAAGGAAAAAGGTTTCATTAGTTCATACGAAAAACAAGAACTAAAGGCTGGAGACAAAATATTTTACACATGCCGAAATAAAAACATCGCTCTTGTATTTATTGGCAAAGAACCTATTGAAGATGGAATGCATTTTATTGTATCACACACAGACTCTCCGAGACTTGATGCAAAACCATCACCAATTGCTGAAGAGAGTGAATTTGCATTGCTTAAGACAAATTATTACGGTGGCATCAAAAAATATCAATGGTTATCCCTTCCTTTATCAATACGAGGAATAGTATTTTTAAAAAACGAAGAAAAAGTAGAGATCAATATAGGCGATGATAAGAATGATCCTGTATTTGTAATTCCTGATATTTTGCCACACCTTGACAAAAAAGTACAAAGAAACAAAAAATCTGAAGAAATTATCGAGGGTGAGAATTTACAAATCATAATTGGGAGTCTACCCATTGATACTAAAGAAAAAGACAAGGTAAAATTTGCTACCCTTAAGCTCTTAAAAGAAAAATATAAAATAGAAGAAGAAGATTTCATCTCAGCAGAAATAGAAATAGTGCCAGCAGGAGAAGCAAAGGATGTGGGTTTTGACAGTGCGTTGATTGGTGCTTATGGTCAAGATGACAAGGTTTGTGCTTACACCTCACTAGAGGCCATCCTAAATTTAGAAGAAACTCCAAACAAAACAGCTATATGCTTTTTAGTTGACAAGGAAGAGATTGGATCAACTGGATCAACTGGTCTAAACTCAAGATACCTTGAATACTTTGTATCAGATATTGTATCTAAACTTGAGAGGGAGAATTACAACGACCTTCTTGTTCAAAAAGCTTTATGGAATTCAAAAAGTATATCAGCTGATGTTTGTGCTGCAATAAATCCCTTATTTAAATCTGTTCATGATGAACAAAACGCACCTAAACTGGGATATGGAATACCCGTAATAAAATATACAGGGCATGGGGGTAAATACATGGCTAGTGACGCGGATGCTGAACTTGTATCTTATATTAGAAATTTGCTAAATAAAAATAAAATAGCTTGGCAAATAGCTACACTTGGAAAGGTAGAAGAAGGTGGTGGGGGAACTGTTGCAAAATTCTTAGCACATTATGGTATAAGAACAATAGACATGGGCCCTGGAGTACTTAGCATGCACTCTCCATTTGAATTAACTTCTAAATTTGATATATATACTTCTTACATAGCTTATAAGGCATTTTTTAAAGGATAA
- a CDS encoding EAL domain-containing protein: MKTTNTIIISENKLNDDDITKLKATFNLLQVVNSRKNISSEYIKQNNVQFAIIYNYTRPIDFSINIANNLKSINKVYSIIINNKPIDERNYKFNYIEILNDINELIYKQNLIEKKKKFHDNNNANLDFFLNLSELIKEIVIITNTENDIIYINEKGRKELALPIKIRNKANKITDINIIDLEKGNKIDLSYNINDIPEFKNILITDCLLIIKHNKKLIVDLFISTIAQNNIDKLITIKDMSYLKSKDDTRDLEIIDTQTDLYNIKGLEKLLINQIESSYKKIYLFNLDLHINTEYEYKGKKENLDSKILKKIASKIMSFYSEYIFRMKDNNLIVIISTSVGERRLISLAEEIKQTISRELKKEGFIVFKFNIGIVEVNLQEDIETKISKLKIATKISDEYKDSMPILYKDNLPEAILIKNQNKIFEYILKAIKNDFFSLYYQKITPLKKNLKPKIEILTRLFDYTGTPISTTKVFSLIDKYNLTVEVDQLVVTKALREYTNFVAKHGVHIFSINISPHSLKSKNFRMFLRETLLTSHVPLQNICLEITETGILENFELINQYFKELKSFGVKLALDDFGSGHTSLSYIKILPIDIIKIDGSFIKVINSSQTDLIIIKSIKEIADTKRIKIIAEFVSSEEILKEINEIGIDYGQGFLWHKPEPI; the protein is encoded by the coding sequence ATGAAGACTACAAATACAATTATAATATCTGAGAACAAACTTAATGATGATGATATTACAAAGCTCAAAGCTACTTTCAACCTCTTACAGGTAGTAAACTCTAGAAAAAATATCTCTAGTGAATACATTAAGCAAAACAATGTTCAGTTTGCTATTATCTACAACTATACAAGACCAATAGATTTTTCAATCAACATTGCAAATAACTTAAAAAGCATCAATAAAGTTTACTCTATAATCATAAACAACAAGCCTATAGATGAAAGGAATTACAAATTCAATTATATAGAAATATTAAACGATATCAATGAATTAATCTATAAACAAAACCTTATAGAGAAGAAAAAAAAATTCCATGATAATAATAATGCAAACCTTGATTTTTTCTTAAATTTATCTGAGCTTATTAAAGAAATCGTAATAATTACAAACACTGAAAATGATATTATTTATATTAACGAGAAAGGTCGCAAAGAACTTGCACTCCCAATAAAAATTAGAAACAAAGCAAATAAAATAACTGACATCAATATTATAGATTTAGAAAAAGGAAACAAAATCGATTTAAGTTATAACATAAATGATATTCCTGAATTCAAAAATATATTGATAACTGATTGCCTTTTGATAATCAAACATAACAAAAAATTAATTGTAGACTTATTCATTAGCACAATTGCCCAAAATAATATTGATAAATTAATAACAATAAAAGATATGTCATATTTAAAATCCAAAGATGACACGAGGGATCTTGAAATTATTGACACCCAAACAGATCTTTATAACATTAAAGGTCTTGAAAAGCTTTTAATAAACCAAATTGAATCTTCTTATAAAAAAATATATTTATTTAACCTAGACTTACACATAAATACAGAATATGAATATAAAGGAAAGAAAGAAAACTTAGATTCAAAGATACTCAAAAAAATCGCCTCTAAAATAATGTCATTTTACTCAGAATATATATTTAGAATGAAGGACAATAATTTAATAGTCATTATATCCACAAGTGTCGGTGAGAGAAGACTAATTTCACTTGCAGAAGAAATCAAGCAAACCATCTCTAGAGAACTTAAAAAAGAAGGATTTATAGTATTTAAATTCAATATAGGAATAGTAGAAGTAAATTTACAAGAAGACATAGAAACAAAAATTTCAAAATTAAAAATAGCAACAAAAATATCCGATGAATATAAAGATTCTATGCCTATTTTATACAAAGACAACTTACCAGAGGCAATACTTATTAAAAATCAAAACAAAATATTTGAATACATATTAAAAGCAATAAAAAATGACTTTTTTAGTTTATATTATCAAAAAATAACTCCTCTTAAAAAAAACCTAAAACCTAAAATTGAAATACTAACAAGACTTTTTGACTACACAGGAACTCCTATTTCAACTACCAAAGTTTTTAGTTTAATAGACAAATATAATCTAACTGTTGAAGTGGATCAATTAGTAGTTACTAAAGCCTTAAGAGAATATACAAATTTTGTGGCTAAACATGGTGTTCATATTTTTTCAATAAACATTTCACCTCACTCATTAAAATCTAAAAATTTCAGAATGTTTTTGCGGGAAACACTTCTTACAAGTCATGTTCCACTTCAAAATATATGTTTAGAAATAACAGAAACTGGTATTTTGGAAAATTTTGAATTAATCAATCAATATTTCAAAGAGCTTAAAAGCTTTGGAGTTAAACTCGCACTTGATGATTTTGGAAGCGGACATACTTCGCTCTCATATATTAAAATACTGCCGATAGATATAATAAAAATAGATGGCTCTTTTATTAAAGTAATAAATTCTAGTCAAACAGACCTTATAATAATAAAATCAATAAAAGAAATTGCCGACACAAAAAGAATAAAAATCATAGCTGAATTTGTATCTAGCGAAGAAATACTTAAAGAAATAAATGAAATTGGAATAGATTATGGCCAAGGATTCCTATGGCACAAACCAGAACCAATTTAG
- a CDS encoding PTS transporter subunit EIIB: MNKEAQDTSEHIIECFGGIANFKEIYKDVTRIRILVDSNSLVKRENLTENKHIIGTIKSNEFTEIVMNFEIIEDVYNSILYMMNNQTEKEDPIGSSF, from the coding sequence ATGAACAAAGAGGCACAAGACACATCGGAACACATTATAGAATGCTTTGGAGGTATTGCAAATTTCAAAGAAATATATAAAGATGTTACTAGAATAAGAATATTAGTTGATAGCAATTCTTTAGTTAAGAGAGAAAATTTAACAGAAAACAAACACATCATAGGAACAATAAAATCAAACGAATTTACAGAAATTGTAATGAATTTTGAAATAATTGAAGATGTTTACAATAGCATCCTGTATATGATGAATAATCAAACAGAAAAGGAGGATCCAATTGGATCCTCCTTTTAA
- the lgt gene encoding prolipoprotein diacylglyceryl transferase produces MPNYINYPSWLHPEIIKGIPITWYSLSYIIVIMVCFKFIWYQIKIDNLNIKRDDYDKLMFSIVLGAILGARLASTLIYDQSGFYYQHPWLIFLPFDQHWNLIGFRGMAIHGGFVGVIVAPLIMINTKLKNTNVSKYFIKITDYGSIAFSSGYILGRLANFANAELYGRPMRGGIIFPNAEPFRVSQKGVKEFAESIGLEVSPHDLFINLPRIPSQLIEGFFEGTVTFLLLWFVFRKIKKYDGFIFGVYIILYGFFRFLIEYLREPDKEIGFVITYKSPESLLDFSFLNISMGQILSLSLMLAGVIWLAWAKRRSLKMNK; encoded by the coding sequence ATGCCGAATTATATAAATTATCCCAGTTGGTTACATCCTGAAATAATCAAAGGTATTCCAATTACATGGTATAGCCTATCCTACATTATTGTAATAATGGTGTGTTTTAAATTCATTTGGTATCAGATAAAAATTGATAACTTAAACATAAAAAGAGATGATTATGACAAACTCATGTTTTCAATTGTGCTGGGGGCCATACTTGGTGCAAGGCTGGCATCTACCTTAATTTATGATCAAAGTGGATTTTATTATCAACACCCTTGGTTGATCTTTTTGCCATTTGATCAACATTGGAACTTAATAGGATTCAGAGGCATGGCAATACACGGGGGATTTGTGGGTGTTATTGTTGCACCACTAATAATGATAAATACCAAACTTAAAAATACAAATGTGAGTAAATATTTTATAAAGATAACAGATTACGGATCAATAGCTTTCTCTTCAGGGTATATACTCGGAAGACTTGCTAACTTTGCAAATGCAGAGCTTTATGGAAGACCCATGAGAGGAGGAATAATATTTCCCAACGCAGAACCTTTTAGAGTAAGTCAGAAAGGCGTAAAGGAGTTTGCAGAATCAATTGGACTTGAAGTATCGCCTCATGATTTATTTATCAATCTGCCAAGAATTCCATCACAACTCATTGAAGGATTCTTTGAAGGTACTGTAACCTTTTTATTACTATGGTTTGTATTTAGAAAAATAAAAAAATATGATGGTTTTATATTTGGGGTCTACATAATTCTTTACGGCTTTTTTAGATTCTTAATTGAGTATTTAAGAGAACCTGATAAAGAAATAGGATTTGTGATAACTTACAAATCTCCTGAAAGCTTGCTAGACTTCTCATTCTTAAATATATCAATGGGACAAATACTTTCATTATCTTTAATGTTAGCAGGAGTAATCTGGCTAGCATGGGCTAAGAGGAGATCATTAAAAATGAATAAATAA
- a CDS encoding P-loop NTPase, with protein sequence MVIIPVASGKGGVGKSLFSTNIAICLANEGKKVLLTDLDLGGSNLHSMLNIVPNKSIGTFLKTKIYFKDIIVESGIKNLSFIAGDSGIPELANIAIFQKRRIINNLKALSYDYLIIDLGAGTTFNTIDFFLMSNRGVIVTIPTVTATMNSYLFLKNAIFRLISKVFTKETKAYEIISGIKKDSSNLQKIYIPNLLLKVETYDPENHAKFMKIFSQFSPFIVFNMLNTPDDIIKTERIIKSAKDYLNINLQSIGSIYKDELIDKALNHKIPITLYKPTSLTSKSIKKISKKLIELENFTHDAELLIDKDLDESYNFVLKEAQDEYLEKAAYLESLLMTKTIDNNAIIDIIKSQQREITALRKQNMMFKKKLFEQLKKH encoded by the coding sequence TTGGTTATCATCCCTGTAGCTAGCGGAAAAGGGGGCGTTGGAAAATCTCTTTTTTCAACAAATATTGCAATTTGCCTTGCAAATGAAGGGAAAAAGGTATTACTTACTGACCTTGATCTTGGAGGTTCTAACCTACATTCCATGTTAAATATAGTGCCTAACAAGAGTATTGGAACCTTCCTTAAAACAAAAATTTACTTTAAAGACATTATCGTCGAATCAGGCATAAAAAACTTAAGCTTTATTGCAGGAGACTCCGGCATCCCAGAGCTTGCAAATATTGCTATTTTTCAAAAGAGAAGGATAATTAATAACTTAAAAGCCCTAAGCTACGACTACTTAATAATTGACCTTGGCGCTGGGACAACATTTAATACCATAGATTTTTTTCTAATGTCAAACCGTGGAGTAATAGTAACGATCCCAACAGTAACAGCAACAATGAATTCCTATTTATTTTTAAAGAATGCAATCTTTAGACTTATATCAAAAGTATTTACAAAAGAAACAAAAGCATATGAAATAATTTCTGGAATCAAAAAGGACTCTAGCAATTTGCAAAAAATATATATACCAAATTTATTACTTAAAGTAGAAACTTATGATCCTGAAAATCATGCTAAATTCATGAAAATATTTTCACAATTTAGCCCGTTTATAGTATTTAATATGTTAAACACACCTGATGATATAATTAAAACCGAGAGGATAATAAAATCTGCAAAGGATTATTTAAATATAAACCTGCAAAGCATAGGTTCAATTTACAAAGACGAACTTATTGATAAAGCATTAAATCATAAAATACCAATAACGCTTTATAAACCAACAAGTTTAACTTCTAAAAGCATTAAAAAAATATCAAAAAAATTAATTGAACTTGAAAACTTCACACATGATGCAGAACTCTTAATTGATAAAGATCTAGACGAAAGCTATAATTTTGTCTTAAAAGAAGCACAAGATGAATATTTAGAAAAAGCTGCATACCTTGAATCATTATTAATGACTAAAACAATAGACAATAATGCAATTATTGATATAATAAAATCCCAACAAAGGGAAATCACAGCATTGAGGAAACAAAACATGATGTTTAAAAAAAAGTTATTTGAACAACTAAAAAAACACTAA
- a CDS encoding NAD(P)H-dependent glycerol-3-phosphate dehydrogenase, whose amino-acid sequence MKISIIGAGAWGTSVAKVLADKFEDNVLIWSFEEAVKDSINNDHENVKYLKDIKLPDNLVASSDLLDIVGQSEYVFIATPSLFTLGTFKSLKSILEAKKPKLAILTKGFITIDEKPCPIVEVAESVLNGYKDDITYIAGPSHAEEVGLGVITGLMAASKNKLNACDFINLFSGTSIAVFYSDDVLGVQIASALKNVCAIAFGILDEYKMKNPNSIGNNTESFLFSVSLNDIKNLAFKLGACNVETFLFLAGSGDLDVTCRSIFGRNRRFGREIVSKNILDDFLDIDDLISNIHKIGYLPEGVIAAKEVSSLVKILGINEKYHNLVNIVYSILNKESSHEAVIDYITHY is encoded by the coding sequence ATGAAAATATCGATAATTGGAGCTGGGGCTTGGGGGACATCTGTTGCTAAGGTTTTGGCTGATAAGTTTGAAGATAATGTTTTAATATGGTCTTTTGAAGAGGCTGTTAAAGATAGTATTAATAATGATCATGAAAATGTCAAGTATTTAAAAGACATTAAATTGCCAGATAATTTGGTGGCAAGTTCTGATTTGCTTGATATTGTAGGTCAATCTGAATATGTTTTTATTGCAACTCCTTCATTATTTACTTTGGGAACTTTTAAGAGTTTGAAAAGTATTTTGGAGGCTAAGAAACCAAAGTTAGCAATACTCACTAAAGGTTTTATAACAATTGATGAGAAGCCTTGTCCAATTGTAGAGGTTGCAGAGAGTGTTTTAAATGGATATAAAGATGACATTACTTATATTGCTGGACCAAGCCATGCTGAGGAAGTTGGACTGGGTGTGATTACGGGACTTATGGCTGCTAGTAAGAACAAGCTAAATGCTTGTGATTTTATTAATTTATTTAGTGGTACTTCTATTGCTGTATTTTATAGTGATGATGTACTTGGTGTGCAGATAGCTTCAGCTTTAAAAAATGTATGTGCAATTGCATTTGGAATTTTAGATGAGTATAAAATGAAAAATCCAAATTCAATAGGAAATAATACAGAATCTTTTTTATTTTCGGTTTCTTTGAATGACATTAAAAATTTGGCATTCAAACTAGGTGCTTGCAATGTGGAGACATTTTTATTTTTAGCTGGCTCTGGAGATTTGGATGTTACTTGTCGAAGCATTTTTGGAAGAAATAGACGATTTGGACGTGAAATTGTTAGTAAAAATATTTTAGATGATTTTCTAGATATAGATGATTTAATAAGTAATATCCATAAAATTGGTTACCTGCCAGAGGGAGTAATTGCGGCTAAGGAAGTATCTTCACTTGTAAAAATTTTAGGCATTAATGAAAAATATCACAATTTAGTAAATATTGTATATAGCATTTTAAATAAAGAGTCATCCCATGAGGCTGTCATTGATTATATAACGCATTATTAA
- a CDS encoding S41 family peptidase, translating to MKKKFLIFAYSLLAFSISSLVIVESIFAQADSSKARLSASNYGQMMMEAFDFIKRNYVEPVNDEAIFEGALKGMFQALGDPYSQYLTKKDLEEISKTTEGNYVGIGVAIVKKNDSQKTENLEPGASYVMIATSFEEGPAYKAGIRPGDYIVAVDGKSATSMTVEQIVELLRGKVGTKVKVSILRGKDLKLEFELAREKLDIQTIKYDVIKQDVGYIRILSFNPNTNIYFRKALDKLKSQNIKSLILDLRLNTGGFLKDAIEIADDILEKGIIVSTKARDSKAPFEYKASSNHLVPLDMKIVALIDKNSASASEVLVGALKDNKRAYVIGEKSYGKGVIQNVVPFHTGGFKITNSKYYTPSGQSIHNIGIKPDLEIVVQDLSEAEALVYKEIFDKRLVEDFLKGKKSITESEIDAFMDNLDHEHANYAIDRDFLGQYVLAKFYQNTNQEVPIYNLHYDKALRAAYEYLLGGAKNNL from the coding sequence ATGAAAAAGAAGTTTTTAATATTTGCATACTCTTTATTGGCTTTCAGTATCAGTTCTTTAGTTATTGTAGAGTCTATCTTTGCGCAAGCAGATTCTTCTAAGGCTAGGTTATCCGCATCAAATTATGGTCAGATGATGATGGAAGCTTTTGATTTTATTAAAAGGAACTATGTTGAACCTGTTAATGATGAGGCTATTTTTGAAGGAGCATTGAAAGGTATGTTTCAGGCCTTGGGGGATCCATATTCTCAATATTTGACAAAAAAAGATTTAGAAGAAATTTCAAAAACTACGGAAGGGAATTATGTCGGCATTGGTGTAGCTATTGTTAAGAAGAATGATTCTCAGAAGACCGAGAATCTTGAGCCTGGTGCATCTTATGTTATGATTGCTACTTCTTTTGAAGAGGGGCCTGCTTATAAGGCTGGAATTAGGCCTGGCGATTACATTGTGGCTGTTGATGGTAAGAGTGCTACTTCAATGACAGTAGAACAAATTGTTGAGCTTTTAAGAGGTAAAGTGGGTACAAAAGTTAAAGTTTCTATTTTAAGAGGAAAAGATTTAAAGTTGGAATTTGAACTTGCAAGAGAGAAATTAGATATACAGACTATTAAGTACGATGTTATTAAGCAAGATGTTGGGTATATTAGAATACTAAGTTTTAATCCAAATACTAACATCTATTTTAGAAAAGCTTTAGACAAACTTAAGTCTCAAAATATCAAATCTTTGATTCTAGACTTAAGGCTTAATACAGGAGGTTTTCTGAAAGATGCAATAGAAATAGCTGATGATATTTTGGAGAAAGGGATCATTGTCTCAACAAAGGCAAGAGATTCAAAGGCGCCTTTTGAGTATAAAGCCAGTTCTAACCATTTAGTACCTTTGGATATGAAAATTGTTGCTTTGATCGATAAAAATTCAGCATCAGCATCGGAAGTTTTAGTGGGAGCTTTAAAAGATAATAAGAGAGCTTATGTTATAGGAGAAAAGTCCTATGGTAAGGGAGTAATTCAGAATGTAGTGCCTTTCCATACTGGAGGGTTTAAGATTACAAATTCAAAGTACTATACTCCATCTGGTCAAAGTATTCATAATATTGGAATTAAGCCCGATTTAGAGATTGTTGTACAAGATCTTTCTGAGGCTGAAGCTTTAGTATATAAGGAAATTTTCGATAAGCGCTTGGTAGAAGACTTTTTGAAGGGCAAAAAATCTATTACTGAGAGCGAAATAGATGCTTTTATGGATAATCTTGATCATGAGCATGCAAACTATGCCATAGATAGAGACTTTTTAGGTCAGTATGTGCTTGCTAAGTTTTATCAAAATACAAATCAAGAAGTGCCAATTTATAATCTGCATTATGATAAGGCGTTAAGGGCTGCTTATGAATATCTTTTAGGGGGAGCTAAAAATAATCTGTGA